The following coding sequences lie in one Populus nigra chromosome 15, ddPopNigr1.1, whole genome shotgun sequence genomic window:
- the LOC133674345 gene encoding EG45-like domain containing protein, whose translation MPTLGKTSPFLLLLLLATLFHLSHGDVGTCSHYRPPYLPTACYGNSSSQFPSSNLFAAAGEGIWDNGAACGRQYLVRCISAAVPRTCLPDQIIQVRIVDRAQTSRSRPSSNGATIVLSSTAFGSIADPSARLVNVEFQQV comes from the exons ATGCCAACACTCGGGAAGACCTCTCCATTTCTACTCTTATTGCTCCTAGCAACACTCTTCCATCTCTCACATGGCGATGTGGGCACCTGTTCCCACTACAGACCCCCATATTTAC CCACTGCCTGTTATGGGAATTCATCATCACAGTTCCCATCAAGCAATCTGTTTGCCGCGGCCGGCGAGGGAATATGGGACAATGGCGCCGCCTGTGGAAGACAGTACCTGGTGAGATGCATCAGTGCAGCTGTCCCGAGAACTTGTCTTCCAGACCAAATCATTCAGGTTAGGATTGTTGATCGAGCACAAACATCAAGGTCAAGGCCTTCATCGAATGGGGCTACGATAGTCCTCTCTTCTACCGCTTTTGGCAGCATCGCAGATCCTTCGGCAAGATTGGTTAACGTAGAATTCCAACA ggtttga
- the LOC133673828 gene encoding EG45-like domain containing protein has protein sequence MPTLGMTSTFLLLLLLATLFHLSHGDVGTCAHYRPPYLPTACYGNSPSHFPSSNMFAAAGERIWDNGAACGRQYLVRCISAAVPGTCLPDQIIQVRIVDRAQTSRSRPSSNGATIVLSSTAFETIADPSATSVNVEFLQVL, from the exons ATGCCAACACTCGGGATGACCTCTACATTTCTACTCTTATTGCTCCTGGCAACACTCTTCCATCTCTCACATGGCGATGTTGGCACCTGTGCCCACTACAGACCCCCATATTTAC CCACCGCCTGTTATGGGAACTCACCATCACATTTCCCATCAAGCAACATGTTTGCCGCGGCCGGCGAGCGAATATGGGACAACGGTGCAGCATGTGGGAGGCAGTACCTCGTGAGATGCATCAGTGCAGCTGTCCCGGGAACTTGCCTTCCAGACCAAATCATTCAGGTTAGGATTGTTGATCGAGCACAAACATCAAGGTCAAGGCCTTCATCGAATGGGGCTACCATAGTCCTCTCTTCTACCGCATTTGAAACCATAGCAGATCCTTCGGCAACATCGGTTAACGTAGAATTCCTACA GGttttgtga